The window CCCGGTCGGGAGCCGCGGTGACCCGCATTTTGGACTGCCGGTGCGGGAGCTTCTCCCAGTCGTCCATGAACCGGGCGTCCAGGCCGTGCTTGGCGGCGAGTTCGGTGAGCGTCCGCGTCCGGTAGTAGAAGTCCTCGTGGAGCACCTGGTGCTCCTCGCCCTCGGTGCGGTCGAAGGTGAAGTCGAAGAAGCCGCCGGGTGCGAGGATCCGGCCGACGTGGGCGAAGCACTCCTCTATGACGTGCGGCGGCGAGTGCGAGAAGACGCTGTGCGCGTGCACGACGTCGAAGTGCGCGTCGGGCAGGAAGGCGAAGGTGAGGTCGTCGGCGAGCGCCAGGTAGGGCATCTTGGACTGGAGGCCCTCGGCGACGAGGGTGTCCTGGGCGGCGAGCAGGATGTGCGGCGAGATGTCGATGCCGTAGTAGTGGCCGGCGTCGAGGTGGTCGATGAACAGACGCCCGGCGCGCAGATTGCCGCAGCCGATCTCCAGCATCCGGTGCCGCGGCTGGAGGCCGTGCCCCACCAGGTAGTCGAACTGCATGCGCCCGATCCGCGCCCACGCCTCGCGGGAGGGGTTGTGCCCCACCGCCGCCTCCGCGCTGCGGGCCGCGTCGGAGGCCATGACGGCGCGGTAGTAGGAGATGTGGTCGCGGTAGCGCAGCCGCAGCCAGGCGTCCCGCGCCGCGCGCCGGGCGTGCGCGGGCACGCGCCCCGGGTGGCGCAGGGCGTACCTGACCTGGTGGGCCAGGGTGCTGCGGTTTCCGGCCGGTTCCGTTGCTCGCATCGGGGCCTCCTGCGGCGTGGGAAGAACTCCGCTACAGCGTGCGCTGTATCGAAGGACTCGGCTACCCAAGGAGGGCGATCGTGACCAGAGGGCACCGCATCACCGTCGAACCGAGCGGCCGCCACGTGCGCGTGGTGCACGGCGGACAGATCCTGGCGGAGAGCGACCGGTCGCTGGTCCTGCGCGAGACGGGCTGTCCCGAGCGGTACTACATCCCCGCCGAGGACGTACGCCTGGATCTGCTGACACCGTCGGGCACTCACACACACTGCCCGTTCAAGGGGGACGCCTCCTACTGGTCGCTGCCGGGCGCGGCGGACCTCGTGTGGGCGTATCCGGATCCCGAGCCGGACGTCGCTGAGATCAAGGACCACCTGTGCTTCTACGAGGTGGAAGTGATGTGATCGGCCGACGCTCGGCCCGCCTCACCGATGAACACCCCGCCGTGCGGCAGTCTGCATGAGCATGGACAAGAAGATCCTTTCGCGCGACGGCACCCGCATCGCCTACGAGAGCACCGGACAGGGCCCCGCGGTCGTCCTGGTGAGCGGCGCGATGTCGACGGGCGGCACGCTGGCGCCGCTGGCCGTGTCGCTCTCGGAGCGTTTCCAGGCCGTCGTGTACGACCGCCGGGGCCGGGGCGCCAGCGGGGACACCGCGCCGTACGCCGTGGAGCGTGAGCTCGAGGACCTGGCGGCGGTGATCGAGGCGGTGGGCGGCGAGGCGTTCCTGTACGGCATCTCCTCGGGAGGGGCGCTGGCCTTGGAGGCGGCGGCGAGCGGGCTGCCGGTGCGGCGCGTCGCGGTGTACGAGACGCCGTTCGCGATGTCCGAGGAGGGCGCCGAGGAGCGCGCGGAGTACACCGGGCGGCTGACGGAGGCGCTCGGCGAGGGACGGCGCGGGGACGCGGTCGAGCTGTTCCTGCGGCTGGCCGGTCTGGCCGAGGGGATGATCCAGGGGGCCCGCCAGTCCCCCATGTGGGCCGGCATGGAGGCGATCGCCGGGAGCCTCGCCTACGACGACGCCGTCATGCG of the Streptomyces koelreuteriae genome contains:
- a CDS encoding class I SAM-dependent methyltransferase, producing the protein MRATEPAGNRSTLAHQVRYALRHPGRVPAHARRAARDAWLRLRYRDHISYYRAVMASDAARSAEAAVGHNPSREAWARIGRMQFDYLVGHGLQPRHRMLEIGCGNLRAGRLFIDHLDAGHYYGIDISPHILLAAQDTLVAEGLQSKMPYLALADDLTFAFLPDAHFDVVHAHSVFSHSPPHVIEECFAHVGRILAPGGFFDFTFDRTEGEEHQVLHEDFYYRTRTLTELAAKHGLDARFMDDWEKLPHRQSKMRVTAAPDRARTVGS
- a CDS encoding DUF427 domain-containing protein, which gives rise to MTRGHRITVEPSGRHVRVVHGGQILAESDRSLVLRETGCPERYYIPAEDVRLDLLTPSGTHTHCPFKGDASYWSLPGAADLVWAYPDPEPDVAEIKDHLCFYEVEVM
- a CDS encoding alpha/beta fold hydrolase, translating into MDKKILSRDGTRIAYESTGQGPAVVLVSGAMSTGGTLAPLAVSLSERFQAVVYDRRGRGASGDTAPYAVERELEDLAAVIEAVGGEAFLYGISSGGALALEAAASGLPVRRVAVYETPFAMSEEGAEERAEYTGRLTEALGEGRRGDAVELFLRLAGLAEGMIQGARQSPMWAGMEAIAGSLAYDDAVMRDGRVPRDRLAAVGVPVLAVAGDASPAWLREAARAIADSVPTGTCRTLQGQTHMVEPNVLTPVLTDFFLQG